Proteins encoded within one genomic window of Aurantiacibacter spongiae:
- a CDS encoding SH3 domain-containing protein — MSRIIASMIAGLAAMLCAPAAAQEDDLPYWASIDTQEANMRVGAGEKFPISWVYHAEGLPVKVIRFNQGWRYVEEPDGTQGWISASLLSRDRGAIVTGEGTTDIRAEPTGSSRLMWKVEPGVIGALGECENGWCEFEVNGRRGWVDSDRLWGDGDP, encoded by the coding sequence ATGTCGCGAATTATCGCAAGTATGATCGCCGGCCTTGCGGCTATGCTGTGCGCGCCAGCCGCTGCGCAGGAGGACGATCTACCCTATTGGGCCAGCATCGACACGCAGGAGGCGAACATGCGGGTCGGTGCGGGGGAGAAGTTCCCGATCAGCTGGGTCTATCATGCCGAAGGCCTGCCGGTGAAGGTCATCCGGTTCAACCAGGGCTGGCGCTACGTGGAAGAGCCCGACGGCACCCAGGGCTGGATTTCGGCCAGTCTTCTCAGCCGCGACCGGGGCGCCATCGTAACGGGCGAGGGGACCACAGACATCCGGGCAGAACCCACGGGCAGTTCGCGGTTAATGTGGAAAGTCGAACCCGGGGTTATCGGGGCGCTGGGCGAATGCGAGAACGGCTGGTGCGAGTTCGAGGTCAACGGCAGGAGGGGATGGGTCGACTCTGACCGTCTCTGGGGCGATGGCGACCCGTGA
- a CDS encoding alpha/beta fold hydrolase: MLRRTLNARGFVAEGWRQGINTGADPAKLGQLENRIRHLHAKHDAKVLLIGWSLGGLYARVLGHRIPQHLDLVMTVASPFSGDRRANRAWKVYEKLNDHSVDDPPFEDDIAAKPPVPTIAVWSGADGIVAPECCRGKQDESDYQVRIDAPHFTIGTSRACIEKLIAAIAEVDAEREKSS; the protein is encoded by the coding sequence TTGCTGCGTCGCACGCTGAATGCCCGGGGGTTCGTTGCCGAGGGATGGCGGCAGGGCATCAACACGGGCGCCGATCCAGCCAAGCTTGGTCAGCTGGAAAACCGCATCCGCCATCTTCATGCCAAGCATGATGCGAAGGTCTTGCTGATAGGGTGGAGCCTGGGCGGGCTGTATGCACGTGTCCTCGGACATCGGATTCCCCAGCATCTCGATCTCGTGATGACCGTTGCCAGTCCGTTCTCAGGCGATCGACGCGCCAACCGGGCATGGAAAGTGTACGAGAAACTGAACGATCACTCGGTGGACGATCCGCCGTTCGAAGATGACATAGCGGCCAAGCCTCCCGTGCCGACCATCGCCGTGTGGTCCGGCGCGGATGGAATTGTCGCACCTGAATGCTGCCGGGGTAAACAGGACGAAAGCGATTATCAGGTGCGTATCGATGCGCCGCATTTCACCATCGGAACATCTCGTGCCTGTATCGAGAAACTGATCGCCGCGATTGCCGAAGTGGATGCCGAGCGCGAGAAGTCCAGCTAG
- a CDS encoding NADH-quinone oxidoreductase subunit A → MVDLTEYFPILIFLGIALGLSAAFVFLPMGVSRLTGTHNPQANKLTEYECGFPAFEDPRSQFDVRFYLVAILFIIFDLEAAFLFPWAVSLDVTGWPGWITMMVFLGELAIGLAYAWKKGALEWE, encoded by the coding sequence GTGGTCGACCTCACCGAATATTTTCCGATACTGATCTTTCTCGGCATCGCGCTGGGGTTGTCAGCGGCGTTCGTCTTTCTGCCGATGGGCGTTTCCCGGCTCACCGGGACGCACAACCCGCAAGCAAACAAGCTGACCGAGTACGAGTGCGGCTTTCCCGCCTTCGAGGATCCCCGGAGCCAGTTTGACGTGCGCTTCTATCTCGTCGCGATCCTGTTCATCATCTTCGATCTGGAGGCTGCGTTCCTGTTCCCCTGGGCTGTCAGCCTCGATGTTACCGGATGGCCAGGCTGGATTACCATGATGGTGTTCCTAGGCGAACTTGCCATCGGTTTGGCTTACGCATGGAAGAAGGGAGCTCTGGAATGGGAGTGA
- a CDS encoding coniferyl aldehyde dehydrogenase, with protein MTDEASEKMQALLDAQRRAFINSRPERLDIRRDRIERAIALLKINAEALCAAMSADFGNRSPLQSMMTDIAATVGFGRYCLKNLDTWAQASSRAPRFPLRLLGAKAELRFEPKGVVGIISPWNFPVNLTLSPLMQVFAAGNRAILKPSEFTERTSALMQRLVSEAFDPAELTVVTGGPDVAEAFTKLAFDHLVYTGSSAVGRKVMAAAAQNLVPVTLELGGKSPAIIGRGADLTKAGNRIALGKTLNAGQICLAPDYLLVPEHLEDGAIAAFELGVRDMYPSLLGNDDYASIVSDDHIARLNSLVADARDKGAEVIEINPASEDFSSADSRKMAPTVLRGVTKDMRALKEEIFGPILPVVTYRDIDEAIAFVNAGDRPLGLYYFGDESGERERVLTRTSSGGVTVNDTIFHLTVDDLPFGGVGTSGMGCYHGEEGFREFSHARGVYTQARVDVARLAGFKPPYGNSARKAARMLMK; from the coding sequence ATGACCGACGAGGCATCGGAGAAAATGCAGGCGCTGCTCGATGCTCAGCGCAGGGCTTTCATCAATTCACGGCCCGAGCGGCTCGATATTCGTCGCGACCGTATCGAAAGAGCGATCGCGCTGCTGAAGATCAATGCTGAAGCTCTCTGTGCTGCGATGAGCGCGGATTTCGGCAACCGTAGTCCGCTGCAGTCGATGATGACCGACATAGCTGCCACGGTCGGTTTCGGCCGCTACTGCCTGAAGAACCTCGACACGTGGGCCCAGGCGAGCAGCCGCGCTCCGCGGTTTCCGCTACGCCTGCTCGGCGCGAAAGCCGAATTGCGTTTCGAACCGAAGGGCGTGGTAGGAATAATTTCCCCGTGGAACTTCCCCGTCAATCTTACCCTTTCGCCGCTCATGCAGGTTTTCGCCGCCGGCAACCGGGCAATTCTGAAGCCCAGCGAGTTTACCGAGCGAACGAGCGCGCTTATGCAGCGGTTGGTTTCGGAGGCTTTCGACCCGGCGGAACTGACGGTGGTAACGGGCGGGCCGGACGTTGCGGAAGCCTTCACCAAGCTGGCATTCGATCACCTCGTCTACACCGGCTCGAGCGCGGTAGGCCGCAAGGTCATGGCAGCGGCGGCGCAGAACCTCGTGCCGGTGACCCTCGAACTGGGAGGAAAGTCTCCGGCGATCATCGGCCGGGGCGCCGATCTGACGAAAGCCGGCAACCGCATCGCTCTTGGCAAGACGTTGAATGCCGGGCAGATCTGCCTTGCGCCGGACTATCTTCTGGTGCCCGAGCATCTGGAGGACGGTGCGATCGCCGCGTTCGAACTCGGGGTTCGCGACATGTATCCCTCGCTACTCGGCAACGACGATTACGCTTCGATCGTAAGCGACGATCACATTGCACGCCTCAATTCGCTGGTTGCAGACGCACGCGACAAGGGGGCCGAGGTCATCGAGATCAACCCCGCAAGCGAGGACTTTTCTTCAGCCGATTCCCGCAAGATGGCGCCAACCGTGCTGCGCGGGGTGACGAAGGACATGCGGGCGTTGAAGGAAGAGATCTTCGGTCCGATTCTGCCCGTCGTGACGTACCGCGACATCGACGAGGCGATCGCGTTCGTGAACGCAGGTGATCGTCCGTTGGGGTTGTACTATTTTGGCGATGAAAGCGGGGAGCGCGAGCGCGTATTGACCCGCACCTCGTCAGGCGGCGTCACCGTGAACGACACGATTTTCCACCTGACCGTGGACGATCTTCCATTCGGCGGGGTGGGAACGTCAGGTATGGGGTGCTATCACGGAGAGGAAGGCTTTCGCGAATTCAGCCATGCGCGGGGCGTCTATACGCAGGCGAGGGTCGATGTCGCTCGGCTCGCCGGTTTCAAACCCCCGTACGGTAACAGCGCCCGCAAGGCGGCGAGGATGCTGATGAAATAG
- a CDS encoding NuoB/complex I 20 kDa subunit family protein, producing the protein MPGEPALYPPYQDQPGQGELPTARGGEIRQPDADYFNALQTEVNDKGFLVTSTEELFQWARTGSLWWMTFGLACCAVEMIHVNMPRYDMERFGVAPRASPRQSDVMIVAGTLCNKMAPALRRVYDQMSDPKYVISMGSCANGGGYYHYSYSVVRGCDRIVPVDIYIPGCPPTAEALLYGVMQLQRKIRRVGTVER; encoded by the coding sequence ATGCCGGGAGAGCCGGCTCTCTATCCCCCCTATCAGGATCAGCCCGGACAGGGCGAATTGCCGACCGCCAGGGGAGGCGAGATCCGCCAGCCCGACGCCGACTATTTCAACGCACTTCAGACGGAGGTGAACGACAAGGGCTTTCTCGTCACGAGCACCGAGGAACTGTTCCAGTGGGCGAGGACGGGCAGCCTCTGGTGGATGACTTTCGGGCTCGCTTGCTGTGCGGTGGAGATGATTCACGTCAATATGCCGCGTTACGACATGGAGCGGTTCGGCGTCGCCCCGCGCGCATCGCCGCGCCAGTCGGACGTGATGATCGTGGCGGGTACCTTGTGCAACAAGATGGCCCCTGCCTTGCGCCGCGTTTACGATCAGATGTCTGACCCGAAATATGTGATTTCGATGGGTAGCTGCGCCAATGGCGGGGGTTATTACCACTACAGCTACTCGGTGGTGCGCGGCTGCGACCGCATCGTGCCGGTGGACATCTACATTCCCGGCTGTCCTCCCACGGCCGAGGCGCTGTTGTATGGCGTGATGCAATTGCAGCGCAAGATCCGGCGTGTCGGCACGGTCGAGCGATGA
- a CDS encoding NADH-quinone oxidoreductase subunit C gives MTRVFHPAPRFASNEGVRERLCDALGDMVVGQREEHGEIVISVERERIEDALRLLRDEYAYQQLVEIAGVDYPGRPERFEVVYMLLSLTKNHRVMVKVTAAEDTPVPTVTTLWPVAGWLEREVFDMYGVTFDGNTDLRRILTDYGFEGHPFRKDFPLTGYTEVRYSEEEKRVVYEPVDLAQDFRTFDFMSPWEGADYVLPGDEKVAQNPAPSPVDEPKVTDSPKKTGAGPKADEDAAETVSNGAPAEEDTGIVREGSPEPTEDRPDRPAREGDTIDTKPATDPDRHEDGGAT, from the coding sequence ATGACGAGGGTATTCCATCCGGCTCCGCGCTTCGCGTCCAACGAAGGCGTTCGCGAGAGGCTGTGTGATGCGCTTGGCGACATGGTGGTCGGCCAGCGCGAAGAGCATGGCGAAATCGTTATCAGCGTCGAACGCGAGCGGATCGAGGATGCGCTGCGATTGCTGCGTGACGAGTACGCGTACCAGCAGCTGGTCGAGATTGCCGGTGTCGACTATCCCGGTCGTCCGGAACGGTTCGAAGTCGTCTACATGCTTCTCAGTCTGACGAAGAACCACCGCGTGATGGTGAAGGTCACAGCGGCCGAAGACACGCCCGTTCCGACCGTTACGACGTTGTGGCCGGTCGCCGGCTGGCTCGAACGCGAAGTGTTCGACATGTACGGCGTCACTTTCGACGGCAATACCGATCTGCGCCGAATCCTCACCGATTACGGCTTCGAAGGACACCCCTTCCGTAAGGACTTCCCCCTGACCGGCTACACCGAGGTGCGCTATTCCGAAGAGGAGAAGCGCGTGGTTTACGAACCGGTTGATCTGGCGCAGGATTTTCGCACGTTCGATTTCATGAGCCCGTGGGAAGGGGCCGACTACGTGCTGCCCGGTGACGAGAAGGTGGCGCAGAACCCGGCGCCTTCGCCGGTCGACGAACCCAAGGTCACTGACAGCCCGAAAAAGACCGGTGCGGGGCCGAAAGCGGACGAGGACGCGGCCGAGACGGTCAGCAACGGCGCTCCCGCGGAAGAGGATACCGGCATCGTTCGTGAAGGGTCTCCCGAACCTACCGAGGATCGCCCGGATCGTCCGGCCCGGGAAGGCGATACCATCGATACGAAGCCTGCCACCGATCCGGACAGGCACGAGGACGGGGGCGCGACATGA
- the tgt gene encoding tRNA guanosine(34) transglycosylase Tgt has product MPPRFEFTLSAVDGRARCGTIAMRRGTIRTPAFMPVGTAATVKAMKPDSVRATGADVILGNTYHLMLRPSAERIARLGGLHEFMQWKRPILTDSGGYQVMSLSDLNRLSEEGVEFRSHLDGSRHMLTPERSMEIQRLLGSDIVMAFDECPRADRPREEIASSMALSMRWARRSREAFDGGRDHAARAALFGIQQGALDENLRGRSAEALREIGFDGYAIGGLAVGEGQEAMFATLDFAPAQLPEDAPRYLMGVGKPDDLVGAVERGVDMFDCVLPTRSGRNGQAFTWNGPLNLRNARHAENSSPLDPACPCSTCATFSRAYLHHLQKAGEILGAMLVTEHNLFFYQQLMQAMRDAIVEARFASFATNFRRDYLGRAKNGD; this is encoded by the coding sequence ATGCCACCCCGCTTCGAATTTACGCTGTCAGCCGTCGATGGACGTGCGCGGTGCGGGACAATCGCCATGCGCCGCGGTACCATCCGTACGCCCGCCTTCATGCCGGTCGGGACGGCGGCTACTGTGAAGGCGATGAAGCCTGACAGTGTGAGGGCGACAGGCGCCGATGTCATTCTCGGAAATACCTATCACCTGATGTTGCGCCCGAGTGCCGAACGTATTGCGCGTTTGGGCGGCCTCCACGAGTTCATGCAATGGAAGCGTCCGATCTTGACGGACAGTGGTGGCTATCAGGTGATGAGCCTGTCCGACCTTAACCGTCTGAGCGAGGAAGGCGTTGAGTTTCGCAGCCATCTCGACGGCTCGAGGCACATGCTTACACCGGAGCGATCGATGGAGATACAGCGTCTTCTCGGATCGGACATCGTCATGGCTTTCGATGAGTGTCCACGTGCCGACCGACCCCGCGAAGAAATCGCGTCCAGCATGGCGCTGTCGATGCGCTGGGCGAGACGAAGTCGTGAGGCGTTCGATGGTGGGAGGGATCATGCCGCGAGGGCAGCGCTTTTCGGCATCCAGCAGGGCGCGCTCGACGAAAACCTGCGTGGCCGGTCCGCCGAAGCGTTGCGCGAGATCGGTTTTGACGGATACGCCATCGGCGGTCTGGCGGTGGGCGAAGGACAGGAAGCAATGTTCGCCACGCTCGATTTCGCCCCGGCCCAGCTTCCCGAGGACGCACCCCGCTATCTCATGGGCGTAGGCAAGCCCGACGATCTGGTGGGGGCTGTGGAGCGCGGCGTCGATATGTTCGACTGCGTTCTGCCGACCCGGTCGGGTCGCAACGGACAGGCTTTTACCTGGAATGGTCCGCTGAACCTGCGCAATGCCAGGCACGCGGAAAATTCATCCCCGCTCGATCCGGCCTGTCCGTGTTCAACCTGCGCGACGTTTTCCCGCGCTTACCTGCATCATTTGCAAAAAGCGGGAGAGATTCTCGGTGCCATGCTGGTTACCGAGCACAACCTGTTCTTCTACCAGCAACTGATGCAAGCGATGCGGGACGCCATCGTGGAAGCTCGCTTCGCCAGCTTTGCCACCAACTTCCGCCGCGACTACCTGGGACGCGCGAAGAATGGCGACTAG
- a CDS encoding thiolase family protein, producing MSTFNETDPVVILSYARTPMGSMQGALSDVSATDLGATVVKAAVERAGVSGDDVDRVYMGCVLPAGLGQAPARQAAIKAGLPKSAQATTVNKVCGSGMQTVIMGSEALATGGADIIVAGGMESMTNAPYLLKKHRSGARIGHDTAYDHMFLDGLEDAYEEGRAMGTFAQDMADKYQLTREEMDDYSITSLNRANEAIESGAFADEVVPVTYSSRKGDVTVETDEAPGRGNPDKIPQLKPAFAKDGTITAATSSSISDGAAALVLSRKSVADDQGLSPVATIVGMTAHAQAPEEFTIAPVGAIEKLLEQTGWSVEDVDLWEVNEAFACVAMFAMRDIGIPHDKINVNGGGTALGHPIGASGTRIVVTLLNALKQQGKKRGIASLCIGGGEATAVAVEMT from the coding sequence ATGAGCACTTTCAACGAAACCGATCCGGTGGTCATCCTCTCCTATGCGCGTACGCCGATGGGGTCGATGCAGGGCGCCCTCTCCGATGTTTCCGCGACCGACCTCGGCGCCACGGTCGTCAAGGCGGCGGTGGAACGTGCCGGCGTTTCGGGAGACGACGTGGATCGCGTCTATATGGGCTGCGTGCTGCCCGCGGGTCTGGGCCAGGCGCCCGCACGCCAGGCTGCGATCAAAGCAGGGCTTCCGAAGAGCGCGCAGGCAACCACTGTCAACAAGGTCTGCGGAAGCGGAATGCAGACCGTGATAATGGGTAGCGAAGCTCTCGCGACCGGCGGCGCGGATATCATCGTGGCGGGTGGCATGGAAAGCATGACGAACGCGCCGTACCTGCTCAAGAAACACCGTTCAGGCGCGCGGATCGGTCACGACACGGCTTACGATCACATGTTTCTCGACGGGTTGGAAGACGCCTACGAGGAAGGTCGCGCGATGGGAACCTTCGCGCAGGATATGGCCGACAAGTATCAGCTCACCCGGGAAGAAATGGACGATTATTCCATCACTTCGCTCAACCGAGCGAACGAGGCGATAGAAAGCGGCGCCTTCGCTGACGAGGTCGTTCCGGTGACATACTCGTCGCGCAAGGGCGATGTGACAGTCGAAACGGACGAGGCGCCGGGGCGCGGCAATCCGGACAAGATACCGCAGTTGAAGCCTGCCTTCGCCAAGGATGGTACGATCACGGCGGCGACATCGTCCTCGATCTCGGACGGGGCGGCGGCGCTGGTCCTGTCGCGCAAGAGCGTAGCCGACGATCAGGGTCTCAGCCCGGTCGCGACTATCGTCGGAATGACCGCCCATGCCCAGGCGCCCGAGGAATTCACCATTGCCCCGGTCGGCGCCATCGAGAAACTGCTCGAGCAAACCGGCTGGAGCGTCGAGGATGTCGATCTGTGGGAGGTCAACGAGGCGTTTGCATGCGTCGCGATGTTTGCGATGCGTGACATCGGCATTCCGCATGACAAGATCAACGTCAACGGGGGCGGCACGGCCCTGGGGCACCCCATCGGCGCAAGCGGCACGCGGATCGTCGTGACCTTGCTCAATGCGCTGAAGCAGCAGGGAAAGAAGCGCGGCATCGCTTCGCTGTGCATCGGCGGCGGGGAGGCAACGGCCGTCGCGGTGGAGATGACCTGA
- a CDS encoding DUF2061 domain-containing protein: protein MREKPETPIFGPEAKVLDPTHPPQVKQWRRIVKAVSWRAVGTVDTFVLSFLLITYLGPLFGREPQGNQAHVAGLIAITEVATKLVLYFLHEWIWDRFRWGVASKKGRRRETIRRSSVKTVTWRAIASADTVMLAWLYTGNIETALSIGGLEIFTKMTLYFVHERIWARLPFGIERHGTGSST from the coding sequence ATGCGCGAGAAGCCTGAAACACCGATATTCGGGCCCGAAGCAAAAGTGCTCGATCCGACCCATCCTCCCCAGGTCAAGCAGTGGCGGCGTATCGTCAAGGCGGTTTCCTGGCGCGCTGTCGGGACCGTCGACACGTTCGTTCTTTCCTTTCTTCTGATCACCTATCTCGGCCCTCTCTTCGGTCGCGAGCCGCAGGGCAATCAGGCACATGTCGCCGGTCTGATCGCGATCACCGAAGTCGCCACCAAACTCGTCCTCTACTTTCTCCATGAATGGATCTGGGATCGGTTTCGCTGGGGCGTGGCGAGCAAGAAGGGACGCCGGCGCGAGACGATCAGGCGAAGTTCGGTCAAGACCGTTACCTGGCGCGCGATTGCGTCAGCCGATACAGTGATGCTTGCATGGCTCTATACCGGGAATATCGAGACCGCCCTGTCCATCGGCGGATTGGAAATCTTCACGAAGATGACACTCTACTTCGTTCATGAACGGATCTGGGCGAGGCTGCCGTTCGGTATCGAACGGCATGGCACGGGTTCGAGTACGTGA